One genomic window of Medicago truncatula cultivar Jemalong A17 chromosome 1, MtrunA17r5.0-ANR, whole genome shotgun sequence includes the following:
- the LOC112418765 gene encoding uncharacterized protein codes for MDPFDLEAYFQKRDAEDTYIVNRFIQRRKQIEEGSGSRSRKYLKRDHAGANQRLIDDYFANEPTYDDAMFRRRYRMQKHVFLRIVGDLSSSDNYFTQRVDAANKEGISPLAKCTTAMRMLAYGVAADAVDEYIKIGGTTALECLRRFCKGIIRLYEQVYLRAPTQDDLQRILHVSEMRGFPGMIGSIDCMHWEWKNCPKAWEGQFTRGDKGTTTVILEAVASHDLWIWHAFFGCPGTLNDINVLDRSPVFDDVEQGKTPRVNYFVNQRPYNMTYYLADGIYPSYPTFVKSIRLPQSEPDKLFAKHQESCRKDIERAFGVLQARFKIIREPARLWDIADLGIIMRWS; via the exons ATGGATCCTTTTGATTTGGAAGCCTACTTCCAAAAACGTGATGCTGAAGACACGTATATAGTCAACCGATTTATTCAGCGTCGAAAACAAATAGAGGAAGGTAGTGGATCTCGtagtagaaaatatttaaagagaGATCATGCAGGGGCAAACCAAAGACTCATTGACGACTACTTTGCCAATGAGCCTACATATGACGATGCAATGTTTCGTCGTCGGTACCGGATGCAAAAACATGTCTTCCTTCGAATCGTTGGAGACCTTTCAAGTAGTGATAACTACTTCACCCAGCGAGTTGATGCCGCCAACAAAGAAGGTATATCACCGTTAGCAAAATGTACCACAGCAATGCGAATGTTAGCATATGGTGTGGCAGCAGATGCGGTAGATGAATACATAAAAATAGGAGGTACTACAGCATTGGAGTGCTTACGTAGATTCTGTAAAGGAATCATACGACTGTATGAGCAAGTGTATCTGAGAGCACCAACCCAAGATGACCTTCAAAGAATACTACATGTTAGTGAAATGCGAGGGTTCCCAGGGATGATCGGGAGTATTGACTGCATGCACTGGGAGtggaaaaattgtcctaaagcaTGGGAAGGTCAATTCACCAGGGGGGATAAGGGAACCACCACAGTTATTCTTGAAGCAGTTGCATCTCATGATCTATGGATCTGGCATGCCTTTTTTGGATGTCCGGGAACGTTGAACGATATAAACGTTCTAGACCGGTCACCAGTGTTCGATGATGTGGAACAGGGAAAGACTCCAAGGGTGAATTACTTTGTGAATCAACGTCCCTATAATATGACATACTATCTAGCTGATGGTATCTACCCTTCTTACCCAACTTTCGTCAAATCAATTAGGCTTCCTCAAAGTGAACCCGataagttatttgcaaaacatcaagaGAGCTGTCGGAAGGACATCGAACGTGCTTTTGGTgtgcttcaagctcgatttaaaatcatcCGTGAACCAGCTCGCTTGTGGGACATAGCTGATTTGGGTATAATCATgag ATGGtcttag
- the LOC25485061 gene encoding glutathione S-transferase T3 encodes MGNENFPSVDATQYPEFSTQITPGGMAVSDEVTPEDSTPKSKRSKEPAWNTQQNLVLISAWIKYGTSSVVGRNQRGETYWGKIAEYCNEYCSFDSPRDLVACRNRFNYMSKIINKWIGAYESAKRMQGSGWSEDDILTKAQELFAGGKNIQFTLKEEWHALRDQPRYGSQMGGNVGSGSSGSKRSHEDSVGSSARPMGREAAKKKKNKLLQEKTQAKKMKMYLKLRDEEHLDDRKKELLENLERELFEN; translated from the exons ATGGGGAACGAAAATTTTCCTAGTGTTGATGCAACCCAATATCCtgaattttcaacacaaataactcCTGGTGGCATGGCAGTTTCTGATGAAGTCACTCCAGAAGATTCAACTCCTAAGAGCAAGAGAAGTAAGGAACCAGCATGGAACACTCAACAAAATTTGGTTCTAATAAGTGCATGGATTAAATATGGAACAAGCAGTGTTGTCGGGAGAAACCAGAGAGGAGAAACATATTGGGGTAAAATTGCTGAGTATTGTAATGAGTATTGCTCATTCGATTCTCCCCGCGATCTAGTTGCCTGCCGAAaccgttttaattatatgagcaaaataataaataaatggattggTGCTTATGAAAGCGCTAAGCGTATGCAAGGAAGCGGTTGGTCGGaagatgatattttgacaaaagCGCAGGAATTGTTTGCAGGTGGGAAGAATATTCAATTTACTTTGAAAGAAGAATGGCACGCTCTCCGTGATCAACCACGTTATGGTAGTCAGATGGGAGGAAATGTAGGGTCAGGGAGTAGTGGATCTAAGAGATCTCACGAGGACTCTGTAGGATCTAGTGCTCGTCCAATGGGTAGGGAGGCAgctaaaaaaaag aaaaacaagttGCTGCAAGAAAAGACTCaagctaaaaaaatgaaaatgtatctaAAGTTAAGGGACGAAGAGCATCTCGATGACCGGAAGAAGGAGCTGTTGGAGAATTTGGAGCGTGAgctgtttgaaaattaa